CTTCAGAGAAAGGTTCTCTCCCCCCGCTGGAGTGCAAGAGGGCCTCGAGAGCAGAGTGGACCTGCTCTCTCCCGGCTTTCTAGCCCAGAGCTTCATGCCCAGGAAGTgctgaatatttttcatttctcattccTTCAACTTTTTCTTAGAGCACAGAAACGTTCCGGGCTCGCCGGCGTCTCCTTCGGCTGCCCCCAAAGTAGGGCTgaactattggggggggggggaagggggatgcGCTCTTCTCCTCTGCCTGGGACCCCTCGGGGTCTCACTCTGGCAGCCGCCTACCTCCCCAGGGCCCTCCTCAGTCTGGCAGCCACAAAGCATCCTCAAGGGTGAGATTCTCTGGTCCCAGAGGAGAACGAGGAGGGCTTGCCATGGCCTGCGAATTCCCCACGAGACAGCAGAATGATGTGGAAGCCAAGGTAGGAGGCCTTCCAGGGAAGTGGTGGGACCTCCTCTGGGAGCCACCGATTAGGAAGGAGGTGGAGAGGCAGGACAGAAAAGATCCAGGAGCTCCTGGCGGCTGAATATCAGCTGAAGCCCCCGGGCTCTTTAGCCTGAAGAAGGCCTAAGCACAGAGGACAGCTGTGCTCAGCGCTGACAGAGGGCTGAGGTAGGAGACGGACCACCCCAGAGGTAAAATCTGAAGCAATGCGGAGAattagaagagattttaaaattgtAGAAGAACTTCCTGTCTGAGGGGCCACAGGGGGGTGacgtgacttggccagggtcacccaactccaggcttggctctctcgGCACAGAGCCACCCCCTGCTGCCCCAACTTGGAAGGCTAAAATGTGCCCTGACGGTGGGTGAGAAGGCAGCCCCGAGGGAGGGATGGAGGTAACCAGACACAAAGGAGTCCTCTGGTAGCCCCTGCTTTGCTGACTCCCGAGTCTGGCCTCTCCGGGGCTGGGGACGAGGCATTGGAGGCCAGCAGCATCCCTGGGGGCCCTCTGAGAACAACTCAAAGGAACAGAGTTCTCCTGTGAATGGCTATATTCTAGCCCAATGGTCGGAGGAAGCCTTACCCTTGATGCACCCCTGCACTGCCTCCATAAGATCTGAGTAAATTTGATCCAACCCAGCCAATGTACTGAGTCTCCCCTGTGTGACAAGGAGGGTGCTGGCTTCTGGGACTACAAAGATGAAAGGAAATCCCTGGGTGACAGCTCTAAAGGAGCCTACAGTCTCACAGAACCCCTATTTCTGACTGATGGGTAGCAACAGAGTGCTGGAACATGGGGTCAGGGAGACATTGACTCTGGCTGcctaacttctctgagcctcagtttcctcatcagtaaaatggagatactgtAATAATAAAGGCtaccatttataaagcaccttaaatttgcaaagtgctttatatgtttTATCTCACCTTCAGAGCAACACTGTAAGGTAGGTTCTAGGAATAcaccattttacacatgaggcaaatagagggtaagtgacttgcccagggtcacagggctaatcaatatctgaggcccaatttgttttgaggttttccttactccaagcccaGGGTTTGATCCACTGAACGATCTAGCTGCAGCCACATGAGCACAGGTGGGAGGTTTTGGGATCTGATTTAATCACAAGATTAAGAGCTAAAAGGAAAATCATGGCGCCTCAACTTGCTCCTTTAATGAGCAAGGCCAAGAGACTTATCAACAGTCACAGGGGGCGTGAGTGGCAGAGCTGAATTAGATCCTCAGGACTCCGAGTCCAACTTCAAGTTCCCGTTTGACGGCAGGAAAAAGCTGCAGAATGGGCCTGGGCTCCAGGAGCCAGGCAGCCTTTGTAGACAGGAGGCAAGAAAAGCTCTGGAAGACGGGCTTGATCTAAGACAACCAAACTGGGAGCAGAGAGGGCTGTTCAGGCCTTTTCGATTCTCTTTCTCAGAGTAACCTATTGGATGCTGCCCCTACCCCAGTTTTTGAGACAAACATTCTCCCAATAGTTGGCAAAGCCCCAAAGAGTGGGTGGAAAGTCTAAGTCACAGCAAGAAAGGAGGGGGCCTCCCCTAGTTTTCTTGTAAAGAGCCAGGGAGCAAGAGTAAAGTCCGATGGCCGTTAAGGCCTTTCTTGTACCAATATTATCTTCCTGAATCCTCACCACAATCCTAGCTGGAAGGTGCTGTTATTAGTCCCTTTTTAGAatggagtaaactgaggcacaaggttAAGATCCTCCATCCTGCTAGTCACTGTTCCAGGCCCTGCCACAGGCACAGCACTCTGCACTACCAGCTACCTCCGCTCCTTTTCCAGGAGTTGCCCGGACTTGGGCCAAGACTCCTGCCCCtaagccagtgctctatccactggacttTGGAATACAATCAGAAAACTCGGGCCACGTGAGGTTTGGCGCTAGAAAGGGTCGCCGCGGGGTTGACCCCCCCTGGGGCTCACTCACACACAGCTGGGACTGGAGGGTCCAGGGACACGTGTAGGGGGAAGAGGGGCCCCAGCCCAGGGGTCTCCCATGGGACACCACCCAGCACCCTCGGGGCTGCAGCTAAGCCTCCTCCAGGCAAGCCGAGAAAAGAGGGGGTCAGGAGAGAGTGGCAGGAAAGTGCACCCCGAGGCACCAGCGGCCCCCACTCTTCCTCACTACCTGGACTTGGGCAGCTGCTCCGGAGCCGCCTCGGACTACCTCGGCAGGAGCCGAGCCTCCAAACGCACGTAGTCCGCCAGCAGAACCGATACGCAGCGCCGGCGGCCAAcatcctgagcgatctgctccggCCCTATACAGGGACGCCAATGGACGTGGAGCTGGCAGGCGGGGCGAGCCCTGGCAGAATCGGACCTCCTCTGGGGCGGGGCGATATGAAGTCCTGGAGAGAGAGCTCCGGAGGGTAGTGCGGGGAGGGCAGGAGAGAAAGTGGGCTCATGGGAGCACGTGCAGGGGAGAGCCAGAGTACCAGacagcctggggggggggggaggggcgggaTGGGGGTCACACAGGTGCGATCAGACGTccgggagagaggcagagaaccGGCGGGGTAGAGCGAAGGACATCGGGAGTCCGGAAGGGGGGAGGGGCGGTGTCGTACAGGGTTGATCTGGAGTCCTGGAGAGGTCAGCACCGAGTTACACGTGGAGGAGAGCTCAGAAGTCGCGAGGGGAAGGGGAGCACAGCGTAGGGTTGGGCCAGTGAGCGGAGGAGTCCCGGACAGGTCACAGGCACTAAAGAGGAAGCTTGTACAGAAGCGATCTGGGGCTTCCAAGATAGGCATGAATCCAGAAATTTGGGGATCCCTCGGGCCCCGGCCAGCCTGGAAATGGGGCCAGCTGGCGGGTGATCGCACAGACGCCCCGCCCCGTCTCGCCTTTTCCTTCGTCCCTGCCCCACCTGGTATTCCGGGGCCGGAACGTAGTGCTCCCGGAACCTTTGTGCAACGGCGCCTGCCGCGGCCGTCCGGGTTTGCGGGAGGTGACGCCAGGGCGCAGGCGCGGCGGCGCGCGCATCCTAGTTCTCGACCTCCTCCCACGGTAGTGGCGTTGGTATCTTTAGGGCTTAGGCCCACTAGGCCCCGAAGCTCGGACCCGCTCCCTCATGCACCGACCGAGTTTCCGCCCGCCCACGCCGCCCTTCGCGGGCCCCGGACCGGGCTCGTGGGGCGGCAGCGGCGGGTTCAGAAGTCCCCCGGGCTGCCCGCGGCCGCCCTCCCCGCGGGACGGCTATGGGAGCCCACACCAGACGCCGCCCTTCGGGCCCCGCGCCCGGCCCCGCCACTCCGGCTCCCCGGCCTCGGGCCCCGGCTACGCGGGCCCTGCGCCCGGTTTCTCCCCGGGTCCGCCGCCCAGGCCGCTCCAGGTACGTGCGGGGCCGCTCAGGGCTGGGGGTCCGGGAGGAGCggcccccacccccctcccgcCTTCGGAAGCGTCCATCCGTCTGTTAGGGAAGCCCGAGGCTTTGGGGGTGCTGTGAAAGTGGCGGAGGGTGGATGAGTTGGGACCCCAGGGACAGTGTGGGCCCCTGGCGTGGATGAAACCCACAAAATAGAGGTGCCCTGCTGCTCTTTGATCTCGACCTCACGGGGGCCCGAGGAAGGCACTTTAGGGGCGTAAGAAAGTGTTCTTTTCTATAGAAGAACATGTAGAACTCTTACTGGAAACATTCATCTTACTAATACTTAGGGCTATGAGAAAAGGGGCGTCTAGCGCACcccctctttttccaaatgaagaagctgagattTGGGGGAGACCCGACCCAGCTTTAATCCCAGGTTTCTAAACTGTGGTTTGGACCCGGTGACCACAATCCTGCTCAGATTCCTCTTTTCCACGAAGAAGAAAacgcgggggtgggggtgggggctcgTGTGCGGCCAAGGGACGCCCTCTTCGGCCCTCGAGCTGGGCCAGGGCTAAGCGCTTCGTTATAGCCTAATTGAGGGAAGGGACCGCGCCAGGCAGTCTCCTGCCTGCTCTCACCCCCTGACATCCTTGTAAACTACTTCCCTTGGTTGGGGGGCGGGGACAAACGAGTCCAACACCCAGACCCCTGTGGTCGTTGTTCCCTCCCACCCCGAATTAATTTTATCTTCCTGTACAATTAACCATTCAAACATCTTCCAGTTCACAAACATAAAGCTTTTGTGCATAAAAGCGGTCACAAAATTAATGTTTTGTGCAATCCACTGTGTATTTTGATAGGCAGCCTCCATCCAGGCTGATGTAATTTAGTGatttctgggttttgtttttgttttaatgtaGCAGTATTGCAAACAGAGCCATGTATGGTGAATGGACAAAAGCTTGGGAAGATAGTTTGACAGTAAGATCCTGTGTCAGTAGATACTGAAAGGTTcccaggaggaaggaaaagggaaacttTTTTAATGggtgttttttctattttttgtaaaGCAGAATTAGGTCTAATTGTCACACTTACAAAAGTAGTATTATTGTCAGGGTTTCAACTTGGACTTCTGGACATTGAAAAGTTTTCTTAGCTTGAGATCAAATTTCTCCACctttttagataattttttcttgatttgGTATATTAGCAAGCACAGATTGGTTTTTTTGTACGTAAAACAGATGGATGAacttgaggaaacagaagccatGGAGCTTTGTTATGCACAGCCCTTGAGGGAGAGGGAGTACTCCTCAGCATATGGACAGGTCATTGATGCCTGCTGCCTTGTATGTGAATCCAAGAAAATTTCAATCGAGGGATTTGATTGGAAATAGATCTCTTAGGGGCAGCtgtgtggatagagcaccaggtctggggTTGGAAGCACCTTGATTCAAATCagtcctcagactcttcctaactgtgaccctgggcaaatcacttaactctgattgccctcagtcctttcccttctgtctta
The window above is part of the Monodelphis domestica isolate mMonDom1 chromosome 7, mMonDom1.pri, whole genome shotgun sequence genome. Proteins encoded here:
- the LOC100011112 gene encoding cuticle collagen 34, with the translated sequence MNPEIWGSLGPRPAWKWGQLAGDRTDAPPRLAFSFVPAPPGIPGPERSAPGTFVQRRLPRPSGFAGGDARAQARRRAHPSSRPPPTVVALVSLGLRPTRPRSSDPLPHAPTEFPPAHAALRGPRTGLVGRQRRVQKSPGLPAAALPAGRLWEPTPDAALRAPRPAPPLRLPGLGPRLRGPCARFLPGSAAQAAPGFTQDIYTFWFSSWQRKKNI